A stretch of the Uranotaenia lowii strain MFRU-FL chromosome 3, ASM2978415v1, whole genome shotgun sequence genome encodes the following:
- the LOC129751696 gene encoding uncharacterized protein LOC129751696, with protein sequence MHLADSDTGGNMREADGRNTGAARGSRMISPEQNSSSSTSESSAPAIIGTTTDYSPNPKPPLALEKDTNSTASSYIPAFTVTVLENSQPSQLTSICPSVGPVESTVTATVHQASLPAAAIIIGRQVSGSSTEGNMPYSGNGGSGFRSSFNGRVPFARMLSSNPSSDRRSGNAGAEIYPISASSSIAS encoded by the exons ATGCATCTTGCAGATTCGGATACGGGTG GTAACATGCGGGAAGCAGACGGAAGAAATACTGGAGCAGCTAGAGGTTCAAGAATGATTTCTCCGGAACAAAATTCCTCTTCGTCGACTTCTGAATCGTCAGCTCCGGCCATCATCGGAACAACCACAGACTACTCGCCGAACCCAAAGCCACCGCTAGCACTCGAAAAGGATACGAACAGCACAGCCAGCAGCTACATTCCAGCATTCACAGTTACTGTACTCGAGAATTCCCAGCCCTCTCAGCTGACTTCGATTTGCCCATCTGTTGGCCCCGTAGAATCAACCGTGACTGCAACCGTTCATCAAGCTTCGCTACCGGCTGCGGCCATCATTATTGGAAGGCAAGTTTCCGGTAGTTCTACCGAAGGCAACATGCCATACAGTGGCAACGGGGGATCCGGTTTCCGTAGCTCCTTTAATGGACGCGTTCCATTCGCTCGTATGCTTTCCAGCAACCCTAGCAGTGATCGGCGCTCCGGGAATGCCGGTGCTGAAATCTATCCTATTTCGGCATCTTCGTCGATTGCCAGCTAG
- the LOC129751695 gene encoding poly(A) polymerase type 3-like → MAILANAGTTSTKSWNQGAVKKQFNYNGATANYKNISYTPNQSTSSSSNGKKGSTMWGASNGSGGGGSQSGATKTLGMTSAISLAEPKPEDIQKTTELGKALEPYNVFEQESELNHRMEILAKLNTLVKQWVKDVSIAKNMPEALAEKLGGKIYTFGSYRLGVHHKGADIDALCVAPRNIERSDYFGSFFELLKKQPEVTECRAVEEAFVPVIKMNFDGIEIDLLFARLALKEIPDDFDLRDDMLLKNLDPKSVRSLNGCRVTDEILRLVPNIDNFRLALRSIKLWAKKHGIYSNSLGYFGGVSWAMLVARTCQLYPNAVAATLVHKFFLVFSRWKWPQPVLLKQPDNVNLNFPVWDPRVNVQDRFHLMPIITPAYPQQNSTFNVSSSTRKVMMQEFNRGMQITDEIMLGKASWDKLFEAPSFFFRYRHFIVLLVSSNNADDHLEWCGLVESKIRYLILNLERNQHIQLAHVNPKCFEQHEQNQTERQKEHEIGKTSTLCSLWFIGLEFERSDNLNVDLTDSIQSFTDSVHKHAVHIKLLKDGMKIEARHVRRKQLNQYLDSNLLKRERKNSDSGLSASSLTSAAVAAAAAAAVAGNNTPSKKRQSSEALPGNATKKGRNDSLDHSPTHSSSQSSSSQSSTSGTAAAALANNTSVGSSSLNNSSSNNAAISSTLSLDESSSETTSTTPTTTTATATPGTGTGGSPPAAAPQQTTATEVVCS, encoded by the exons ATGGCTATTTTAGCTAATGCCGGAACAACATCAACCAAATCCTGGAACCAGGGAGCAGTAAAGAAGCAGTTCAACTACAACGGCGCCACTGCTAATTACAAGAATATTAGTTACACCCCAAATCAATCAACCAGTAGCAGCAGCAACGGCAAAAAAGGCAGCACCATGTGGGGTGCGTCGAACGGTTCCGGTGGGGGAGGTTCCCAATCAGGGGCCACCAAAACTCTCGGCATGACCTCGGCCATCAGCCTGGCGGAACCGAAACCGGAAGACATCCAGAAAACGACCGAGCTGGGCAAAGCGCTGGAACCGTACAATGTTTTCGAGCAGGAATCGGAACTGAACCACCGGATGGAGATTCTGGCCAAGCTGAATACGCTTGTGAAGCAGTGGGTCAAGGATGTCTCGATCGCCAAGAATATGCCGGAGGCCCTGGCCGAGAAACTGGGAGGAAAGATTTATACTTTCGGTTCGTATCGATTGGGAGTGCATCACAAGGGTGCCGATATTGACGCGCTGTGTGTAGCCCCGAGAAATATCGAACGATCTGACTACTTTGGTTCGTTTTTCGAACTACTGAAGAAGCAGCCGGAGGTCACGGAATGTCGAGCCGTGGAGGAAGCCTTCGTGCCGGTTATCAAGATGAACTTCGATGGCATTGAGATTGATTTGTTGTTCGCACGACTAGCGTTGAAAGAGATACCGGACGATTTTGATCTGCGTGACGATATGCTGCTTAAGAATCTGGACCCCAAATCGGTGCGCAGCTTGAACGGATGTCGTGTAACGGACGAGATCCTGCGCCTAGTGCCGAACATTGACAACTTTCGATTAGCGTTAAGATCGATCAAGCTGTGGGCTAAAA AACATGGAATATATTCCAATTCGTTGGGCTATTTCGGTGGCGTTTCGTGGGCCATGTTAGTAGCTCGCACCTGTCAGCTTTACCCGAATGCCGTTGCGGCAACATTGGTTCACAAATTTTTCCTGGTATTCTCACGCTGGAAGTGGCCACAGCCAGTGCTGCTGAAGCAACCTGACAATGTCAATTTGAACTTTCCGGTGTGGGACCCACGGGTAAATGTGCAGGATCGATTCCATCTGATGCCGATCATTACCCCGGCGTATCCACAACAGAATTCTACCTTCAATGTGTCAAGCTCGACGCGTAAGGTGATGATGCAGGAGTTCAATCGAGGCATGCAGATCACCGATGAGATAATGCTTGGAAAGGCTAGCTGGGATAAGCTGTTCGAGGCGCCCAGTTTCTTCTTCCGGTACAGGCACTTTATCGTGTTGTTGGTCAGTTCGAATAACGCTGACGACCATCTGGAGTGGTGTGGGCTGGTGGAGTCGAAAATTCGTTATTTGATCTTGAACCTGGAACGCAACCAGCACATCCAGCTGGCACACGTCAATCCCAAATGTTTCGAACAACATGAACAAAATCAAACCGAACGTCAGAAGGAGCACGAAATTGGGAAAACTTCTACTCTATGCTCGCTATGGTTTATAGGGCTGGAGTTCGAACGCTCCGATAATTTGAACGTAGATCTCACCGATAGCATACAGAGTTTTACCGATTCGGTTCACAAACATGCG gtCCATATCAAGCTTCTTAAGGACGGTATGAAAATCGAGGCTCGCCACGTTCGGCGGAAGCAGCTCAACCAGTACCTGGACAGTAATCTGCTCAAGCGGGAACGGAAAAATTCGGACTCTGGACTGTCGGCTAGCTCGCTGACTTCAGCGGCTGTggccgcagcagcagcagccgccgTCGCTGGCAACAACACCCCCAGCAAGAAGCGCCAATCTTCGGAAGCGTTGCCGGGCAACGCCACTAAAAAGGGTCGCAATGATTCC TTGGACCATTCTCCGACACACTCATCCTCACAGTCTTCGTCGTCGCAATCGTCCACCTCCGGAACGGCTGCGGCAGCTCTGGCCAACAACACTTCAGTGGGGTCGTCTTCGTTGAACaatagcagcagcaacaacgcCGCAATCAGCAGCACCCTCTCTCTGGACGAGTCGTCATCGGAAACTACTTCCACGACACCAACAACAACGACGGCAACGGCAACTCCGGGAACGGGAACTGGAGGATCACCACCAGCTGCCGCCCCACAACAGACGACCGCCACCGAAGTGGTGTGCTCTTGA